The Dokdonia sp. 4H-3-7-5 genomic interval CGGTTAATATAAAACGCCCTGGTATTTAGAATTTTACAGGGCGCTGTGTGCAATGCGTAATTACGAGTCTACCCATGCATCTCTGTAAAATACTGGTAGAAATAAGGGATGGTTTCTATTCCTTTTAAGTAATTCCATACACCAAAATGCTCGTTTGGTGAGTGTATCGCATCACTGTCGAGACCAAAGCCCATAAGGATAGTTTTACTTTTAAGCTCTTTCTCAAAAAGCGCCACAATAGGAATACTACCTCCACTACGTTGCGGGATAGGTGTTTTTCCAAAGGTTTGCTCATACGCCTTTTCGGCGGCTTGGTAAGCCACATTATCTATAGGTGTTACATAACCTTGACCTCCGTGATGCGGTGTTACCTTAACATTTACTCCTGCTGGAGCAATACCTTCAAAATGCGTTTTAAATAGTTCTGTAATTTCTTGCCAGTCTTGGTTAGGAACTAAACGCATAGATATTTTTGCATAGGCTTTACTGGCGATTACTGTTTTTGCTCCCTCACCAGTATAACCACCCCAAATGCCATTAACATCAAGGGTAGGGCGTATAGAGTTACGTTCATTTGTAGTGTATCCTTTTTCTCCATAAACAGCATCTATATCTAGCGCTTTTTTATAATTTTCAAGAGAGAATGGAGCCTCCGCCATTTTATCTCGTTCTAGTTGACTAAGTTCTTCCACCTTGTCGTAAAAACCTTTTACAGTGATGTGATTATTCTCATCATGTAGTGAAGCAATCATTTTTGATAAGACATTAATAGGGTTTGCTACAGCACCACCATAAAGACCAGAGTGAAGGTCACGATTAGGTCCTGTAACTTCTACTTCTACATAGCTTAAACCGCGAAGTCCTGTAGTTATAGATGGAATATCATTTGCAATCATTCCTGTATCTGAGATAAGAATGACATCATTTGCAAGTTTTTCTTGGTTACGCTCTACGTACCAAGCGAGATTTGCGCTTCCTACTTCTTCTTCACCTTCTATCATAAACTTCACATTACAAGGAAGTCTATCATTTGCAACCATATACTCAAGCGCTTTTACGTGCATATACATTTGTCCCTTGTCATCACAAGCCCCACGTGCAAAGATGGCACCGTCTGGATGTTTATCTGTTTTTTTAATCGCAGGCTCAAATGGTGGTGAGTCCCATAGTTCTATAGGATCTGCAGGTTGTACATCATAGTGACCATATACAAGCACTGTAGGTAAGTTTTTATCTATAATCTTATCTGCATACACAATTGGATATCCAGGAGTCTCACATATCTCTACAGTATCACATCCTGCATCTCGTAAACTCTGAGCTACAGTTTCGGCAGTTTCATTTGTAGCCTTTGCAAAAGCAGGGTCTGCGCTTACACTTGGTAATTTTAATAACTCAATAAGTTCATTTAAAAATCGATCCTTATGTTCTGTTATGTAATCCTTAGCATTTTTCATTTGATAGTAATTTTTTTCAAAAGTACAAATAAGAGAAGTTCTGTAATAATTAGTAAAATTTTAAATCAGAGTTTCCTCTTTTTTTAACCTTCATTTTGTGCGGATTATTACAAGTAACAAATCGATTAAAAAATGCATTTAAAAATAAAACATTAAAATATTGTGCATTTGGTCGATTATAATGTTAATTACAACGTTAATTTATGTGTTAAAATTTATTTTTGAAAAAAAACATCATGAGATATATAATTACAATTTTGTCTTTGCTGGGCTGTTTTTTAACATTGAATATGACAGCGCAAGTTGGAATCAATACCACTAGTCCTGATCCATCAGCGGTTCTTGATATACAATCTGAAGTAGGTGGAGTATTGACACCAAGAATGACTTCTACACAGAGATTAGCCATATCAACTCCAGCACAAGGATTGTTAGTTTACGATATTACTTTGGAATCTTTTTATTATTATGAAAGCGGATGGCAGAGAATAAGTATTAATAATTCTAGAGTAAATTATAAATTAGTTAAGGATGCATCAGATCTGGCAGAAGAGCTTGCTGCTGGTGGTGGTTCTACTTATTTATTAAATTCAAATTTTCTTTACGAAATTAATGGAACAATTGTTTTGGGTGCTCCTATAAATATGAATGGTGCCTATATTGAAGGAGTAGATTCTTCTCAGGATATATTGGTTAATGGTTCAGGGGCAGCACTTTTTCAAGGAGAAGCTGGTAGGATAAGAAATTTAACTATCTCTGGAGGAGGAGCTCCTATTTTTGATATTACAGGGTCGGGGTCTGATCTTTTGGTAGTGAATAACTCAGTCTTTACTGGTGCAAGCAGCATGGGTACACTTAGTTCATTAGGCACAGTGTTTTTTAGTATAATACAATACGTGAATAATAATAATGGATTTAATGTTTCTGATATAGACTCTTTCTTTATGAGCAATGTATTTTGGACGACTTCAAATACGGGAACATTTGCGACTGTTTCAGGAACCTTTAATAATTTTCAAATTGCAAGTGGTAGGATAGAGGCAGACGCGGGTGAGGTAGGAGTAGATGTTAGTGCTAACCCAATTATTGTTAATGAAGCTAGCTTGAATGGATTGAGTTTTGTAGGTGCCGGAACGTTGGTGTCAAGATACACTGCTGGGAGTTACACAGATTTTAGTTTTACTACAGATTGGAACGTAAACTGTTCTGGTATTCCCACAGAGACTGATGATCAATCTACAGCCAATTTTTATAGTACTTCGGCAATAACTACAGGGTTTACACAAACTATAAACACTAGTTCAGCGGTTCCAATTGTGGGTAATGGAGCTTTCGATAATACAGAATTATTTCGTTTTAGATCAAACCCGGCAAATAATAGATTAATTTACGAAGGGAAGAAAGTCAGGAATTTTCAAGTGAATGCATCTCTATCTATTCGTGTAACAAACGCTGGTAATGACTTCTATAGTTTTATTATTGCAAAAAATGGGGTGGTAGTTGATGACTCTGATGCATTGGTACTTATTGAAAATGATACACAAATACAATCTGTGTCAATAAACACGGTTGTTACTATGAACAGCGGAGACTTTATAGAAATATATGCTCAACGATTAACAGGAACTGGTTCAGATACGCTTGTTGTTTTTTCGGAGAATTTGACAATTCGATAAGGTTGGTTTATAACGCTTCACAGTTTTCATAATCAAGATGTTAATTTTAAAAACTCCTAATTTATTTATAGAGTGAGAGAATAAAATTTATTTTTTTCAATTATTTATTTTGAGATTGAAAAAAAAGTATTATATTTGCACCCCGTTACGAAGTTATTACGTGACGATATATTGAAATGCGGGCGTGGTGGAATTGGTAGACACGCCAGACTTAGGATCTGGTGCCTCACGGTGTGGAAGTTCGAGTCTTCTCGCCCGTACAAAAACCTCTCAAGAAATTGGGAGGTTTTCTTTTGCAATAAACTTTCAGACACAAAACAACAAAGCCGACCTTTGAAAAGTCGGCTTTGTTGTTTTGTATACTTACGAAATATATTGAATTTAAATTTTCGCGAAAGCGTGATTACTAAATATCATCAAGTAGATCATTTACTTCATCATTATGCACTGTTGGATTTGCACCAGGTTTACCAGCTACTAAGCTGCCCATAGCACAAGCTACCTCAAGTGCATCATCTGCCGTTTCTCCAGATAATAAACCAAAGACTAAGGTTGCTAGAAAACTATCTCCAGCGCCTACGGTGTCTGCCACTTTAGTTTTAAAACCTATTTGAGTGTGAATGCCACCTTTATGTAATAACATCGCTCCCTCTGCACCTAACGTAACGCAAACGGTAGGAGTCTCTGTCATTGCACTAAGCATTTTAAGCTCATCCTCGAGCGTCTCGGCTTCTATACCCATTGCTAGCACAACAAGCTCTAGCTCTTCATCGTTGAGCTTTATCATATCTGCCGCTTCCATTAGCCCTACTACCACTTCAAGATCGTAATGGGGAGCACGAAGATTTAAGTCAAAAACCGTAAACTTAGATCGTTCTATAAGTACTTCTATTGCTTCAAGATTTACAGGAGGTGTAATTTCTTCTTCTGCGTCAAGTAGCAGAGTGTCAAGATTTACGCTTTCGCGAAAAACGAGACTCCCTATAATCAAGGCGTCTGCATTTGTAACTGCTGCTACATTATCTTCTGTCCATGCAATGTTATCCCAAGCAGCATTGTCTCCTATTTCGTAAGAAGCAACACCTTTCTTATCAAGAGTAACGGTTACTTGACCCGTAGGCTTATCATTGCGTTGAATATATTTGGTTTTTAGCCCAAGCTCTTTAATTTCGGCAAGTGCTTCTTTGCCTAAAGCATCATTACCTAGGGTGGAAATCATAGCTACATCTACTCCAAAAGAGTGTAAGCGCAACGCCACATTGAGTGGAGCGCCACCTAGATGTTTTTTGTCTGGAAATGTATCCCAGAGGATTTCGCCATAACAGGCAATTTTAAGTGGATTATTTGGCATGGTCTACAAGGTCTTTTTCTAGTTCTTCAAGGGTGCGTCCTTTTGTTTCTGGCATATATGTAATTGCCCATATCAATTGGAGTACCATCATCCCTGCAAAGAAATAATAAATATTCCAAAGATGGTCCCTCATGATCCCTTCTTTATCATCTATAAAATATGGTGTCACGAGTGTGATGATAGCAGCAAATACCCAATGGGTACTTGTTCCCCATGATTGTCCATAGGCTCGCACGCGATTTGGGTATATTTCTGAGAGAAATACCCATATTACAGCTCCTTGACCTATGGCGTGTGATGCAACAAATGTGCAGATAAATATAAGTAACAATGTAGCGCTTAGCTCCATCTGGAAACATATACCTACCATAACTAGGCTTATAATGTAGCCTATGGAACCTATAATAATAAGTTGTTTTCTTCCTAATTTATCCAGTAAACGCACTCCTATAAAAGTGAATATAAGATTTACAATTCCTATAGAGATGGAATTGAAGAGTGACTCGGCTCCTCCTAGCCCCGCTTGTTCTAGAATTTGAGGTGCGTAGTATAGCACAAAGTTGATTCCAGATAACTGATTAAAAAATGCAATGAGAAATCCTAACCATAAAATACGTGAGTACTTTTTTTGAAATAGATTTTCTGAACTTGTTTTTTGTTGTAAGTCTAGCTTAATTTCCTCAAGTCGTTGTTGTGCAGAAGCGGCTCCATTATATATTTTTTGCAGCACGAGCATCGCTGCTGCATCGTCTTTCTTTTGTAAAACTAACCATCGCGGACTGTTAGGAACTTTCATTACCATAAGCGTATAAATAAGCGCAGGTATTGCTTCTACGCCTAGCATCCATCTCCAGTCGTTTGCACCATCTACACCTTTGAGTAACCAGTTTGATACAAAGGCTATGAGAATACCAAAAACTAACCAAAATTGGTATAATCCTCCCAGCTTACCACGGTTAGACTCCGAGCTTATTTCTGTAATATAAATAGGAGCCGCTACAGAGGATACTCCTACACCTATGCCTCCTATAAATCGAAAGGCAGAAAAGGTATAAGGGTCTTGAGTAAGTGCACACCCTAAGGCAGAGACAAAAAATAAAATACCAATCCAGAATAGCGTTTTTTTACGTCCTAATATTTTGGTGGGAAAACCACCTAGTAAAGAACCTACTACCGTTCCCCATAAAGCCATGCTCATGATAAAAGTACCATGCATAAATGGAGATAGGTTCCACAGTTCTTTAATAGGGGAGTTTGCACCACTTATAACAACGGTATCAAAGCCAAATAAAAAGCCGGCAAGGGCTACGGTAATACTCCATTTTGTAATCTCTTTCATATGCTTTTTTTTATGGTCGTGAGAGGTGATGTTCTAGTACACTACTTCCAGATTCGTTTTATTTTACTCACTTTTAAATTTGCGATTGTAGCATCCTCACTTGTAAATGTGAGTGCAGTAAATGGCGTGGTAGGAAAAATTTGATCTGTAAACACAGTACTTCCACCATCTATAAATATTTCTATAGAGGAGGCATCCATAATTATTGTGAAATCTACATCTTCCTTATTGTCAATTATAGCTGGTGCTATGTGTGGCTTTTCTCCAAAAGAAGTCTCAAAGTCTGTAATGCCAGAATCAGTGCGATCTAATATAAATTGAGACTTACTGCTATCATAACTTAGCTTAAGAGATTCCTTGTTAACATTTGAAAAGTTGAGTTCAAAGTCATCTAGATTACCTGGTATTTTAAAATATAGTCGTTGCTCATTATAATTTTTACTAGATAGAGACATTCCATTTTTCATAGTGTCGTGTTCTACCGTGTCATAACTATATTCATCTATTGAAGCTACAGGATAGTTTTTCAAATAAAACCCATTAGAGCTGTTTTTATGCAGCGTAAGCTTTCGCGAAAGCGTCATTGCACTGCGCCACGCTTCTGTAGGAGTGTCACGGGCATAGTTCCAGTTACTCATCCAGCCTATAAACGTACGATCTGTATCTGGCAGGCCATTAAAGGTGACGCCTGCATAGTTATCTGTACCGTAGTCTAGCCATTTTATTTCTTTTTGGTTGGTAGTAAATGTGGTGCCATCAAAATCACCTATAAAATACTGTGTTCCAGAACCTCCGTTAGGAGCACCAGGATTAATACTTATAATTAAAACCCACTTAGTCTCATCGCTTCCCTCAACCTCAAGCGGAAACAAATCTGGACACTCCCAGACGCCGCCGTGAGCTCCTATGTTTTTTCCAAACTCACTCATAAGCGTCCAGTCCTTAAGATTTGGGCTACTATAAAATTTTGCGTGATCGCCAGCGACAAGTGACATTACCCACTTCTGAGTGTCATCGTGCCACATTACCTTAGGATCTCTAAAGTCTTTGATGTTTCCTTCATTACCTATAACGGGATTGCCACTATATTTTTTCCAGGTCTCACCTTCATCTAGACTATAAGCAATACCCTGAGTTTGAAAATCTTTGCGTCCTGCTTTTTCACCCTCCATAAGGTGATAGGTAAAAATAGCAACCATAGGAGGATTATCTTTTGTACCTAAGCCAGAGGTGTTATGTATATCCATCACAGCGCTACCAGAAAAGATAAGACCTAGCTCGTCTGGATACAAGGCAATGGGTTTGTGCTCCCAAGAGATAAGATCTTTTGAGGTGGCGTGACCCCAGTGCATAGGTCCCCAGACAATGTCTTCTGGGTAATGCTGATAAAATAAGTGATAAGTGCCGTTGTGGTATAAAAGCCCGTTGGGGTCATTCATCCACATTGTGGGTGGAGTAAAGTGATATTGAGGGCGATAATTTTCGCGAAAGCGGTCTTCTACCACTGCCACTTCATCTACAGGTATTGTTTTTTCTTTACAACCTATAAGAGTAAAAAGTGCAAGAATGATAAGAAGCTGCTTCATTTTTTGACTAGTTTTTAGACATAAATTGAACAAGTAGATTAATTTAAAATGATCTAAATGCTATTTAAACCATCCTAAAATAGGGCAAAAATTTACATTTTGATAATAAATATAATAACTTATTAAGAATACATCGTTTTCGTACCCAAAAGGATTTGTTTAAATTGTACTATAGCTTTTAGTAAGCCTATTTTTACGATACCATTATGAAAAGAAAACTCACCTTAAAATTAATTGCCAAAGAACTTGATGTTTCTATCTCTACTGTCTCAAAAGCACTGCGTGATAGTGCAGAGATAAGTGAAGACACACGCCAGAAGATTAAAGCCTTTGCAAAGCTGTATAATTATAAGCCTAATAATATCGCGTTAAGTCTTAAAAACAGGAAGACACGCACTATCGGGATTATTATACCGCAAATAGTACATCACTTTTTTACCACTGTAATACGTGGAGTTGAGCAAATGGCGAGAGAGCACAATTACAATGTGATTATTACCCTTTCTAATAATGATTTTGATAAAGAGGTCCTTAATATGGAGCTACTCGCAAATGGTAGTACAGATGGATTTATCCTATCCTTATCTAAGGAAACAATGCAAAAGGATGATTTTAGACATCTTACAGAAGCAATAGATCAAGGAATGCCTGTAGTGATGTTTGACCGTATAGTAGATGAAATACCATGTGATAAGGTACTCATAGACGACAGGGAAGGGGCAAAATTAGGTGTGAATCATCTTATTAGAACAGGATGTAAAAAGATTGCAATCATCACTACAGATGACTATATAACAGTAGGAAAACTAAGAACCAAAGGCTATATAGAAGCGCTTGAGTCTGCTGGAATAAAAATAGATACAGACCTTATTTTAAAATTAGACGCAATAGATGATCTTAATGATAAGACTATGGCGCGCATCAAGCATTTCTTAAAAGGAAAAGATATAGATGGCGTGTTTACCATAAACGAGATATTTGCAGTAACTGCTGCCAAATATATCATGGAGGCAGGTAAATCAATACCTAATGACGTTGGTATTGTGAGCTTCTCAGATGGTGAGTTGTCTAAGCACTTTGTACCTAGCTTGACTACGGTAAGTCAGCATGGAGAGCAAATGGGACGCAAGGCAGCAGAGCTTCTTATCAATAAATTAGAACGTCCAGAAGAGGAAATAGAGGAATACACAACGGCTTATATAGAAACGAGTCTTGTAGAACGAGAAAGTACGAAGCGAATTAAATAGTATCGCTTTCGCGAAAAATTAAAATCAACAAAAGCGATTGGTTTATCCATAAACCAATAGGCATGAAACTAACTTGACATTGAAAAAAAAAGCATTTTTATTTGACCTAGATGGCGTAATAGTAGATACAGCAAAATTTCATTACCTGGCATGGCGCAATCTCGCTAAGGAAATGAACTTTGATTTTACAGAAGAACAGAACGAACTTTTTAAAGGAGTTAGCCGTGTACAATCGCTTGAAATTCTGCTAGATCTGGCATCTTATGAAGCTACGCAAGAACAAAAAGAACGCTGGCTTATACAGAAGAATGAAGAATACCTCAAATATATAGAGGCAATGGATGATAGTGAGATTCTTCCAGATGTAGTACGTGTACTAAACTTTTTACACGAAAAGAATCAAGGTGTCGCTCTTGGTAGTGCTAGTAAAAACGCTAGGCCCATTTTAACAAAGCTTAATCTCATACAGAAATTTGAAGCTATAGTAGATGGTAATGATGTGACGGCTGCAAAGCCAGATCCAGAAGTATTTTTAAAAGGAGGAGAAGCTTTAAAAATAGAACGTACAGATTGTATTGTTTTTGAAGATTCTATTGCGGGAGTACAGGCGGCAAATGCTGCTGGAATGGTAAGTATAGGTATAGGAGAAAAAGATGTATTACATGAAGCAGATTATGTATTTGCAGACTTTAAAGAAATGAGTGAAGCATTTTTAGCTTCACTTATTGAAGCATAAGACTACTAGAAAAACAACAATTTATTTAATAAACGTTCTGCCGCACTAATTTGTAGGGTGAGGACTATTATTTAAAATTTTATTGAGAGTATGCATATAGATTATATCACACCAAATAGTTGGTCCATTATAGAAGAGGGATGGAACCCAGATAACGTAAAATCTTCAGAGAGTTTAATGGCACTGGGTAATGGAGCCATGGGACAACGCGCAAATTTTGAAGAAAATTATAGTGGAGCCACTTTTCAAGGAAGTTATATAGGAGGTGTATATTATCCAGATAAAACTCGTGTAGGCTGGTGGAAAAATGGATATCCAGAGTACTTTGCAAAGGTGCTCAATGCTCCTAGCTGGATAGGCATAAAAGTGACAGTAAATGGTGAGAGCCTAGATTTACATACGTGTAAAGAGGTGAAAGATTTCCGTCGCGAACTTGATATGAAAAGCGGTGTATTGTACAGAAGCTTTAAGGCGACCTTACAAAATGATGTAGAGATTACAGTAAAGTCTACTCGCTTTTTGAGCATGAAAATGGATGAAATAGGTGCTATTAACTACGAGGTAACACCTATTAATGGAGATGCCACAATAAGTTATGAGCCTTACTTGGATAGTGGTATCACTAATGAAGATTCTAATTGGGATGATAAGTTTTGGAACACGCTAGAGGTTTCAGAAGATGGTGATATGGCTTTTATTACGGCACATACCATGAAAACAGAGTTTCATGTGTGCACTATGATGCATAATAGATTTAATATAGATGGCAGGGAGGTTACGCTTTCGCGAAAGCGTACTAACACTACCGAAACATATATCGGTCATGTTTATGAGACGGAAATCTCTCAAGGAGAAACTTTTAGTATTCATAAATTAGGAGGATATGTAAGTAGCCTTAATCATGAACAAGATAATCTTGTAAACGCTGCTACGACCGTATTTAATGAGGCCACTACAGTTGGTTTTGATACTTTACAACAACTTCAAAAGGAGTCATGGGCACAAACTTGGGAAATGTCTGATATCACCATAGATGGTGATGTAAAGGCGCAACAAGGTATACGCTTTAATATCTTTCATCTCAATCAGACATACACGGGACAAGATAGCCGTCTTAATATAGGTCCTAAAGGATTTACTGGAGAGAAGTATGGAGGATCAACCTATTGGGATACGGAAGCGTATTGTATTCCATTTTACATGGCGACTAAGGATCAACAAGTGGCTAGGCAATTGCTTACCTATCGTTATAAGCAGCTGGATAAAGCTATTGAGAATGCAGAAAAGTTAGGCTTCTCGGGAGGTGCTGCATTATACCCTATGGTCACAATGAATGGGGAAGAGTGCCATAACGAGTGGGAGATTACCTTTGAGGAGATACACCGTAACGGCTCTATGGTATATGCTATTTATAACTATGAACGCTACACAGGCGATACTACTTATATTCCAGAAATGGGGCTAGAAGTGATCATAGCTGTAGCACGTTTCTGGAGACAGCGAGCTACTTTTTCTAAAGCTAAGAATGCCTATGTGATACTAGGAGTTACAGGGCCTAATGAATATGAAAATAACGTAAACAATAACTGGTTTACAAATTATATTGCAAAGTGGTGTATGGAGTTCGCTTTCGCGAAAGCTGAATTGATAAGAGATACTCAAAAGCAAGACTGGTCACGTATATCTGGTAAAACTCATCTGTCTTACGACGAGATGCTCTCTTGGAAATCTACAGCAGAACAGATGTATTTCCCATATTCTGAAGAGCATGACGTATTCTTACAACAAGATGGTTTCTTAGATAAAGAGTTAATCACCGTAGCAGATTTACCAAAATCCAACCGACCTATTAATCAAAAATGGTCTTGGGATCGCATCTTGCGTTCGCCTTACATTAAACAAGCAGATACACTACAAGGTTTTTACTTTTTTGAAGATCATTTTACTCAGGAAAATCTAGAAAAGCACTTTGATTTCTATGAGCCATTTACGTTACATGAAAGTTCGCTGTCGCCATGTGTACACGCTATACAGGCTGCTAAGCTAGGTAGGATGAATCAGGCATATGAATTCTACTTACGCACGTCAAGGCTTGATCTAGATGACTATAATAAAGAAGTAGAAGAAGGTTTACATATCACGAGTATGGCTGGAACCTGGCAGAGTGTGGTAGAAGGTTTTGGGGGAATGCGTGTGAAAAATGACACACTATCTTTTGAAACTAAAATTCCAGATGCATGGGAAGCTTATTCTTTCAAAGTAAACTTTAGAGGACAGATTCTCAAAGTTGAGGTAAACAAGAGTGAGACAACATTTACTCTTATGAGTGGAGAAGCACTAGATATTATTGTAAATGGTAATAAGGAAACAATAAGCGCATAAGTTATTTTATAGATACTCAAAAACGCATCATAGAGATTCACTTTATGATGCGTTTTTTATTTTATGGAACAAGTTTATTATGGTTTAATAGGATGTGCGTCATCTATAATATTGCCATTATATTCTAACGTCCATTCTAGTGAGCTAGTAAGAAGATAAATTTTAGATAGCTCAGATATGAGTCTGTTTTGTGCATTTGTGTACAGGGTGGAATTTTTAATTTCCTTCTCAAGTCCTTTTTGAACGCGTGATTTTATGATATTATAATCTCGAGCATTAAACTGGTTGAGGTAGTCCTGCTGCACATCATAATATTCTATATTAGGATTAATTTTCAACTCAGGTTCTGGGATATAGGTAATGCTTACGGTTTTTGTGACCTCATCAATTTCTGTAGTAACTTTAGAAAGATCGTAGGCAATGGTTGCTTCGGCATTTACTACCACTAATGCTTTTTTTGTGGCAGATAGCACATCTACATAGAATTTTTTTGAATCTTCATAGGTAAAAACTTGGGCATAGTTACCTTCTGTAACGATGAGCTTACCTACATTTTTGATTTGTTTTTCTATAAGAGCGGTATTTGCTCGTAGCTGTTCTTTCTCACTTTGAGAATGCTCGCAATACCGTAAGCCAAAAACAATAAGTAAGGTGAGTATTGCACCAAAAAGTATGTTACGCATAGTTGTGTTTTTCCATAACTAAGGTACATAAAATAAAAAGCCACACGTTAGTGTGGCTATATGAGTTTATAAATCCCCCAATTTAATCCCTCATTGATTATTGATGTAAATATAGTTTGAGGAATAGCTTTTCAGTAGGGGCATTTACCCTATTTTCTGTATTACAAATCTCACTTAAGATTGAGCTGTAAGTGTGCTACGAGTCCTTCTAAGTTATCCTTAGAAAACATAGCGCCTTTCATATTGTTATTCGTAGTGTCAATAGTAAAATCGAGCGCTTCTATAAAATCTGCTTTAGTAAGATCTGTATTGTCAAAAATAGTTTTACTCAATGTTGACCCAGTAAATGTGGCCTGTGATAAATCTGCACCAGTAAAATCTACTTCTGTAACTTGGCAAGAAGTAAAAGATGTTCCTTTTAAAGGTAA includes:
- a CDS encoding dipeptidase; this translates as MKNAKDYITEHKDRFLNELIELLKLPSVSADPAFAKATNETAETVAQSLRDAGCDTVEICETPGYPIVYADKIIDKNLPTVLVYGHYDVQPADPIELWDSPPFEPAIKKTDKHPDGAIFARGACDDKGQMYMHVKALEYMVANDRLPCNVKFMIEGEEEVGSANLAWYVERNQEKLANDVILISDTGMIANDIPSITTGLRGLSYVEVEVTGPNRDLHSGLYGGAVANPINVLSKMIASLHDENNHITVKGFYDKVEELSQLERDKMAEAPFSLENYKKALDIDAVYGEKGYTTNERNSIRPTLDVNGIWGGYTGEGAKTVIASKAYAKISMRLVPNQDWQEITELFKTHFEGIAPAGVNVKVTPHHGGQGYVTPIDNVAYQAAEKAYEQTFGKTPIPQRSGGSIPIVALFEKELKSKTILMGFGLDSDAIHSPNEHFGVWNYLKGIETIPYFYQYFTEMHG
- a CDS encoding cell wall anchor protein, whose product is MTAQVGINTTSPDPSAVLDIQSEVGGVLTPRMTSTQRLAISTPAQGLLVYDITLESFYYYESGWQRISINNSRVNYKLVKDASDLAEELAAGGGSTYLLNSNFLYEINGTIVLGAPINMNGAYIEGVDSSQDILVNGSGAALFQGEAGRIRNLTISGGGAPIFDITGSGSDLLVVNNSVFTGASSMGTLSSLGTVFFSIIQYVNNNNGFNVSDIDSFFMSNVFWTTSNTGTFATVSGTFNNFQIASGRIEADAGEVGVDVSANPIIVNEASLNGLSFVGAGTLVSRYTAGSYTDFSFTTDWNVNCSGIPTETDDQSTANFYSTSAITTGFTQTINTSSAVPIVGNGAFDNTELFRFRSNPANNRLIYEGKKVRNFQVNASLSIRVTNAGNDFYSFIIAKNGVVVDDSDALVLIENDTQIQSVSINTVVTMNSGDFIEIYAQRLTGTGSDTLVVFSENLTIR
- a CDS encoding carbohydrate kinase family protein, whose translation is MPNNPLKIACYGEILWDTFPDKKHLGGAPLNVALRLHSFGVDVAMISTLGNDALGKEALAEIKELGLKTKYIQRNDKPTGQVTVTLDKKGVASYEIGDNAAWDNIAWTEDNVAAVTNADALIIGSLVFRESVNLDTLLLDAEEEITPPVNLEAIEVLIERSKFTVFDLNLRAPHYDLEVVVGLMEAADMIKLNDEELELVVLAMGIEAETLEDELKMLSAMTETPTVCVTLGAEGAMLLHKGGIHTQIGFKTKVADTVGAGDSFLATLVFGLLSGETADDALEVACAMGSLVAGKPGANPTVHNDEVNDLLDDI
- a CDS encoding sugar porter family MFS transporter, whose amino-acid sequence is MKEITKWSITVALAGFLFGFDTVVISGANSPIKELWNLSPFMHGTFIMSMALWGTVVGSLLGGFPTKILGRKKTLFWIGILFFVSALGCALTQDPYTFSAFRFIGGIGVGVSSVAAPIYITEISSESNRGKLGGLYQFWLVFGILIAFVSNWLLKGVDGANDWRWMLGVEAIPALIYTLMVMKVPNSPRWLVLQKKDDAAAMLVLQKIYNGAASAQQRLEEIKLDLQQKTSSENLFQKKYSRILWLGFLIAFFNQLSGINFVLYYAPQILEQAGLGGAESLFNSISIGIVNLIFTFIGVRLLDKLGRKQLIIIGSIGYIISLVMVGICFQMELSATLLLIFICTFVASHAIGQGAVIWVFLSEIYPNRVRAYGQSWGTSTHWVFAAIITLVTPYFIDDKEGIMRDHLWNIYYFFAGMMVLQLIWAITYMPETKGRTLEELEKDLVDHAK
- a CDS encoding glycoside hydrolase family 32 protein yields the protein MKQLLIILALFTLIGCKEKTIPVDEVAVVEDRFRENYRPQYHFTPPTMWMNDPNGLLYHNGTYHLFYQHYPEDIVWGPMHWGHATSKDLISWEHKPIALYPDELGLIFSGSAVMDIHNTSGLGTKDNPPMVAIFTYHLMEGEKAGRKDFQTQGIAYSLDEGETWKKYSGNPVIGNEGNIKDFRDPKVMWHDDTQKWVMSLVAGDHAKFYSSPNLKDWTLMSEFGKNIGAHGGVWECPDLFPLEVEGSDETKWVLIISINPGAPNGGSGTQYFIGDFDGTTFTTNQKEIKWLDYGTDNYAGVTFNGLPDTDRTFIGWMSNWNYARDTPTEAWRSAMTLSRKLTLHKNSSNGFYLKNYPVASIDEYSYDTVEHDTMKNGMSLSSKNYNEQRLYFKIPGNLDDFELNFSNVNKESLKLSYDSSKSQFILDRTDSGITDFETSFGEKPHIAPAIIDNKEDVDFTIIMDASSIEIFIDGGSTVFTDQIFPTTPFTALTFTSEDATIANLKVSKIKRIWK
- a CDS encoding LacI family DNA-binding transcriptional regulator produces the protein MKRKLTLKLIAKELDVSISTVSKALRDSAEISEDTRQKIKAFAKLYNYKPNNIALSLKNRKTRTIGIIIPQIVHHFFTTVIRGVEQMAREHNYNVIITLSNNDFDKEVLNMELLANGSTDGFILSLSKETMQKDDFRHLTEAIDQGMPVVMFDRIVDEIPCDKVLIDDREGAKLGVNHLIRTGCKKIAIITTDDYITVGKLRTKGYIEALESAGIKIDTDLILKLDAIDDLNDKTMARIKHFLKGKDIDGVFTINEIFAVTAAKYIMEAGKSIPNDVGIVSFSDGELSKHFVPSLTTVSQHGEQMGRKAAELLINKLERPEEEIEEYTTAYIETSLVERESTKRIK
- the pgmB gene encoding beta-phosphoglucomutase, with the translated sequence MKKKAFLFDLDGVIVDTAKFHYLAWRNLAKEMNFDFTEEQNELFKGVSRVQSLEILLDLASYEATQEQKERWLIQKNEEYLKYIEAMDDSEILPDVVRVLNFLHEKNQGVALGSASKNARPILTKLNLIQKFEAIVDGNDVTAAKPDPEVFLKGGEALKIERTDCIVFEDSIAGVQAANAAGMVSIGIGEKDVLHEADYVFADFKEMSEAFLASLIEA